Genomic segment of bacterium:
CGACCGCCCGGCCCCCCCAGCGGATCATCTCGACCGCCTGGCGGATGGTGGCCTCCTGCATCCCGCCTACCACCTCGAGGGCGGCATCCGCCCCCGCGCCGCCCGTGAGATCGCGCACAGCAGCCACAACGTCCGTTTCCAGCGGGTTCAGCACCGCATCCGCCCCCATCCGCCGTGCCGCCTCCAGGCGCTCGGGGACGGTGTCGGTGACGATGCATCTGGCCCCGGCGTATTTCGCCACCGCGAGGGCGCAAAGGCCCACCGGCCCCATCCCCATGATGACGGCCCACTCGCCCGCCTCAAGCCGCGCCCTCGCCATGACGGCGTGATGGCCCGTCCCGAGGGTCTGCATGATCGCGCCGGTGGCGTCATCGAGCGCATCGGGCAGGGGAATGACGCACTGGGCCGGGGCGGTGAGATGCCGGCTGTAGCCGCCGTCGCGGGTGACGCCGAGGGTCTGCGGCCGCTGGCAGAGGTTCACCCGGCCCGCGCGGCAGAGGGGGCACACGCCGCAGTGGATGTGGTTCTCGATGCAGGCGCGCGTACCGATCGCAATCCCTTCCACACCTTCGCCGAGGGCGCGCACCCGCCCCATGATTTCGTGCCCCGGTACGACCGGAAACTTCGCCCGGCCCATGTGGCCGTCGAACTGGTGGAGGTCGCTGCCGCAGATGGCGCAGGCGCCCACCTCGATCAAGACCTCACCCGGCCCGGGGACGGGAACCGGCCGCTCCTCGAAAATGAGTTCTCCCGGCGCGCGGAAGACGGCCGCGAGGGATGGGGGCTGGCTCAAGCGCGCGCACTCCCTTGTGCGGAGACAAAAGAAGGACTCTCTTGCATATATCACCTGGGAAAAGGCCTGCCAATTTCGCGAGAGGGCCCGCGTGCGGGCAGGCGCGCCGGATGCCCCGGGAGGTGGTGCGCCGGGCCGGGTTGAGGGTACACTTGGCCACCTTGTGAAAACCGATATTCCCCATTTGCGGTATTGGATGTTGCGGAGGTGTGAGCATGGCGGGCAGCGAGATTTCGGCAAAAAATCCCTATCCCTACAAGCGGGCGAAGGTGCTCGATGCGGAGATGGCCTATTTCGAGGCGGGAAACGGCGACCCCATCGTGTTGCTGCACGGAAACCCGACGACTTCCTATCTGTGGCGCAACGTGGTGCCGCACCTGGAGGGTCTCGGCCGGTGCCTCGTGCCCGATCTGATGAACTCGGGCCAGTCGGACAACATTCCGGGCGGGGGCTTGCGCTTCGCCGATCACGCCCGGTATCTGGATGCCTGGTTCGAGGCGGTCGGGGCGACGAAGAACGTCATTTTCGTGATCCAGGACTGGGGGGCGGCCCTGGGCTTTTACCGCCCCTGCCGCTTCCCCGATCAGGTGGACGGCATCGCCTACATGGAGGCGATGGTGCGCCCGCGCTTCTGGACGGACCTGCCCGATGATCGCGTTCCTGCCTTCAAGAAGATGCGCTCGCCCGAGGGTGAGGCGATGATCATGGAGACGAATTTTTTCGTCGAGAAGATGCTCTTCGAGCTCGGGGTCATCCGCGAACTCTCCGAGGAGGAGAAGAACGCCTACCGCGAGCCGACGAAGGACGATCAAAAACGGCGCCAGACCCAACAGTGGGCCTGCGAGATCCCCTTCGAGGGAGAGCCCGAGGACAACTACAAGCTTGTGAAGCAGTACAGCGATTTCCTGGGGGCGAGCCATGACCTGCCCAAGCTCTTTGTGAATTGCGACGAGGGCCACGCCCTGACGGGCGCGGCGCGCGAGCATTGCCGCCAGTGGCCGAACCAGGAGGAGGTCATCCTCAATGCCAAACACTATGTCCAGGAGGACCGCCCGGCCGAGGTCGGCCAGGCCGCCGCGGCGTTTATCCGAAAAATCCGAGGCTGAACCCCTGCGCCTGCGAACGGAGAAAGAGCGTGTCTGACATTTTGCCTGTTTTGAGAAACCGCCGCAGCGGCTATGCCTTCACCGATGAACCCGTTTCGGCCGAGGACATCCGGCTGCTCATCGAGGCGTTCCGGTGGGCGCCCTCCTCGGTGAACAAGCAGCCCTGGCGGCTCATCATCGTCCGAGGGGAGGAGGCGCACAAAAGGTATGACGCCTGCCTCAGCGAGAACAACGTGAAGTGGGCCACCGAGGCGCCGATCAAGATGGTGATCCTCGGAAACCCGGAGGAGCAGCCCGACCGGCACGGCCAGCAGCGCTGGCTGCTCGACCTGGGGCTCGCGATCGAAAATCTGCTCATCCAGGGAAGCGCGATGGGGCTC
This window contains:
- a CDS encoding alcohol dehydrogenase catalytic domain-containing protein; the encoded protein is MSQPPSLAAVFRAPGELIFEERPVPVPGPGEVLIEVGACAICGSDLHQFDGHMGRAKFPVVPGHEIMGRVRALGEGVEGIAIGTRACIENHIHCGVCPLCRAGRVNLCQRPQTLGVTRDGGYSRHLTAPAQCVIPLPDALDDATGAIMQTLGTGHHAVMARARLEAGEWAVIMGMGPVGLCALAVAKYAGARCIVTDTVPERLEAARRMGADAVLNPLETDVVAAVRDLTGGAGADAALEVVGGMQEATIRQAVEMIRWGGRAVVVGQFGLAPPVPLGELQDQEKDLIGSRGHPHTFEVCIALAAAGKLDLSPMITHRIPLAEVARGMRLMRERIEGAIKVVIVPSEAA
- a CDS encoding nitroreductase family protein, with amino-acid sequence MSDILPVLRNRRSGYAFTDEPVSAEDIRLLIEAFRWAPSSVNKQPWRLIIVRGEEAHKRYDACLSENNVKWATEAPIKMVILGNPEEQPDRHGQQRWLLDLGLAIENLLIQGSAMGLTVHAMVGWDEPKLLEAFHVPGPFRVAALFAVGHPGPVDDLEPEVKEKATRPPTRRPVEEVVFWDDFGKAKRS
- a CDS encoding haloalkane dehalogenase; its protein translation is MAGSEISAKNPYPYKRAKVLDAEMAYFEAGNGDPIVLLHGNPTTSYLWRNVVPHLEGLGRCLVPDLMNSGQSDNIPGGGLRFADHARYLDAWFEAVGATKNVIFVIQDWGAALGFYRPCRFPDQVDGIAYMEAMVRPRFWTDLPDDRVPAFKKMRSPEGEAMIMETNFFVEKMLFELGVIRELSEEEKNAYREPTKDDQKRRQTQQWACEIPFEGEPEDNYKLVKQYSDFLGASHDLPKLFVNCDEGHALTGAAREHCRQWPNQEEVILNAKHYVQEDRPAEVGQAAAAFIRKIRG